From the Naumovozyma dairenensis CBS 421 chromosome 10, complete genome genome, the window TCTCCGCCGGGGTTTGAATAAGTTGCATCTTTATATTCTCTAAGATTTGTCCGTTTACctctttatatttatcatttttgaaTACCCTCTTGTGAAATAAATACCTTCGACAAATTGCTTCAAAATCTGTCCTACGAGGAAATACTTTACCACTACGAGGATAAGCCTTTTTAATCATATCAGAAATAATCGTTACATCATGATCATCAAATACTTTACCCCGATTCTCCCTCCTAGAATTCTTCACCTTCTcagatttcaaaatatgcttaatgaaatcaaacGTAGGATTCATAATACGATCAACTATCATATAATCATAAGTACCAAACAATTTAGCCACTTGATTCATACTGACTTGCCCAGCATCATCTCGTATACTAGATAAATATCGATCATCTTCATTCTTACCATGATTCAGGAATGTTTGATTGATTCTATAAAATGTAGCAGCAATTTCAGTAATTATGACAATTCGGAGCCGTTTCTCCTCTTCCGACATCTTTTTGTTACATTCCACTTTCTTCACATTTAAATTATCAGGATTCAATATCTGATCTCTGTGAACAATATATACTGggatattatcaaaatatccGGGAATCACTTGCTTTCGATATGGGATTAAATCTTCGTCTACAAGGGCTTTCacagtttttttttgtccCCCTGCCATATTGTGTGTCTAAATATTTGTGTCATTCAAACTCTAAATTGCatattctttgaatttcaCTTGGACAGGTTTACGCAcgtttataatattattcgTTTCTTACCTGGAACAATTTATCTATTACTCAAAAAAGAACTATGTAGAAAATATACAATCCGTTCAACCTTTTCTTAGCACCCAGCCGGGtaaaatttcaaacaaCTTTAGTTTTATTGAAGTGCTCCCAAACTCTCTAGGAGGCACGTCACCAAAACCATACATGAATGCATTTAAATTAGATATTACACATATCTTTTTATACGTACGCAGATAAATACCTTTCGGTTCTATTTAACACTACAGagtatttaataaatcaagTGCCTTTATTAACTCATCCTTAGCGGTGGGGATGTCTTCATAATTTAAAGCACTTATCGCATATTTGGCCAATCTCTGCACTTGTTCAATCTTTGCAGAGGAATCCATCATCTTATTCAACTCCGCTTGAGAGTAAGATTTGGAAGGAACAGCACTAGTGacttgtttcttctttgcctcccttttcaattcttctgGAGACTCAGATGTATCTTGATAATGTTCATCGCTATCATCAGAATCTATAAATGATGGGATgctttcatttttcaagtCTTGATtaacatcttcttcttcttcttttacaTTTGCCTTTTTGGCATCCTCTGGCAAGTTTGCTGTCTTAGCATTTTGCGCTTGTAAATGAGTttcctcatcttcttctccaTGAACGGGTGGCTTCGCATCATCTTTTTTTACCGCAAAACCGTTATCATCTTCAGGACTGACCTCACCATCTTTTTCCTCTTGTAAATTGATATCCTTCTTATCATCTTCCAACTTGGTTTCATCATTACTTGCTCGCAGATTCTCCTCCTCCACCTCCTCTTGTGCTTTTAACTCTgtcaataatttatcaatatcatcatccgTCACCTTATCCTTCGTCTCCTCCTCATCCTCAACAAAATCTGAATAATCCAATTGTTTCATATTGTTAAGACAAACTTTAcaatatttaattcttttccTTAGGGCAACACAGACATCTTCACTCAATTCTTGCTTCCAGAGATGTAAAACAcatgaaaataaatctataCAGCACCATAAACCACgtttcaaatcattattattactactactagTAGTAGCTGTAGTACTATTACCAGATCCGTTTTGTGCCtgtatttctttcaatttttcattatataatgaCATTGtaaaattcaaaacatAAACTTTAGCCTTTTGTTGATCATGTATCAGAACATACAAAGGATTCTCTTGCTCATGCTTCTTctcatcatcagcatcatcatcccATCTCTTGGTctcatttttgaaaatttccaCTTGATCCAATAATGAGGTAGCTAATTCGGTCAATTCTCTAGATCGCTCCCCTTCATTGTTCgataatattaattcaATGGAATATAACCTTAGATAATAACTTATAATGCTTAGACCTGCTCTTTCAAAGTCTAATGATGTCAATTTTAATCTTATTAATTGGTTCATCATCTAGTAGGAAACTATAGTGACCTTTCTCTATAAAATGTTCAGTTTTTGTTCGTTTGTCACTGCATAAAAAAAAGGTTCAATAGATAGATACTCATTGTTCAATCTAATTTCTACATAGATTTTGTAGATCACACTATAAAAGTGCTACTTTCCAGTCACGTGTAGAATTGCCACGGGTTATCCAATAGGGTAGGGTAGGAGCAATATTTTTGGCTCAAAATTCAGGATAAAAGGTAGGGGTAGGAAAAACATTTTATGCTGGGTTGGGTACGAGAAAACCCGGAACAAATAAGAAACGAGAAAACCAGCACAAAATTTTAAGTTGACTGGGGGTAGGTTAGAACCTAGTTAGCCTAGGTTGGAAAGTGCCAAAAATAGGGTAGGgtagaaaattatttttaccCGTACATCCTTGGTCAAGTGACAAAAGAaggtttttttttaaaggaTCCAGTTGAAAAGGTAAAACCATCGATGTTAGAAGCTCTCAGCCATCCATAATGGAAAGACTTATCGAACTTTAGGCTACTATTATTCAAACCCTAGTAAGTACCCACAATATCTCACGGATTATGCATTATTAAAAAactatataattttatggAAGTACACTGTGtaaaaattcataattATCAGCAAGAGGGACTTTTCGGGGATTGTTCAAGGTACGATAATTTGGCAGTTTAACAGTCAAACACTCAGGGTTGACGCCAGTTACCGACCCTTAAAAGGCCTTCGTTAGACGCATTAAGATTCTT encodes:
- the NDAI0J02110 gene encoding uncharacterized protein; translation: MAGGQKKTVKALVDEDLIPYRKQVIPGYFDNIPVYIVHRDQILNPDNLNVKKVECNKKMSEEEKRLRIVIITEIAATFYRINQTFLNHGKNEDDRYLSSIRDDAGQVSMNQVAKLFGTYDYMIVDRIMNPTFDFIKHILKSEKVKNSRRENRGKVFDDHDVTIISDMIKKAYPRSGKVFPRRTDFEAICRRYLFHKRVFKNDKYKEVNGQILENIKMQLIQTPAETYRTRVLRYALDLFEMEELDGVIGDKTDLDKFDINLHSDAIKIITDIQTEVNVSRRLTCNSTTIYEVGRVLATRLPYLNIQKYFARKTEDQPDTASGINGTRGGGDASNNYAEDEESNESDLEGNINNENYQESDNESEYEKYANKTKSVNVCVDYFPALCGDEYLSVRERTGRWGTKRRNRKRRRR
- the VTA1 gene encoding Vta1p (similar to Saccharomyces cerevisiae VTA1 (YLR181C); ancestral locus Anc_1.59), encoding MMNQLIRLKLTSLDFERAGLSIISYYLRLYSIELILSNNEGERSRELTELATSLLDQVEIFKNETKRWDDDADDEKKHEQENPLYVLIHDQQKAKVYVLNFTMSLYNEKLKEIQAQNGSGNSTTATTSSSNNNDLKRGLWCCIDLFSCVLHLWKQELSEDVCVALRKRIKYCKVCLNNMKQLDYSDFVEDEEETKDKVTDDDIDKLLTELKAQEEVEEENLRASNDETKLEDDKKDINLQEEKDGEVSPEDDNGFAVKKDDAKPPVHGEEDEETHLQAQNAKTANLPEDAKKANVKEEEEDVNQDLKNESIPSFIDSDDSDEHYQDTSESPEELKREAKKKQVTSAVPSKSYSQAELNKMMDSSAKIEQVQRLAKYAISALNYEDIPTAKDELIKALDLLNTL